GCTGTCGAGCAGCACGCTGCGGCCATCGACTCCAGTACGTGAAAGCATCGTCCCCACAAAGACCTTGCAGCCGGCTTGTTTCAGCGTTTGAATTTCCCCGGCCAACGCCGCAAAGGTCGTCGGCGCGTCGAAGCCGAAGCTTAGGTCGTTGGTTCCTGCGAAGACTACTGCTACCGAAGGTCCGCTGCTGGCCAGGCAGCGTTGTCCCACGCGGTTTGCCTCCGATCCGTTGAGCGCCTGAAGTAGAACACCATAGATGCCCCAGTTCTTCGTGGTATACGCTGGCTGATTGCTCAGCGAGAGCAGTGACGGCCACGGCGTTGAAGCGCCTGTGCCGAAGGTGATCGAGTCCCCGATTGCATGGAGTTGCGGAGTCGCCGAAACGATGGATTGCGGCGTTACCACCACTCCACGGTTGGCGACCTCATTGCGAATCGCCGCGCTGATCGTCTGCACATCAACCGCCGCCAGTTGCGTAGGATACGTGCGCAGGCGATAGAAGACACCGTTCAAGCCAGAGGTCGTCCATGGACTGACTCCGCTTGAGCCGAGATACAGATTGCCCGTCGTCTGCGCTCCGGCAGAGGTTCCTTCCTTGATGTATGAGGCCACCTCAACGCCATCGATGTAAAGACGGTCCAGCGATCCGCTGCCTGAGCCGAGGGTCACAGCCAGCACGTGGAAACCACTGATGAAGTTTGCCGCGCTGGTCACCGGATAGCCGTTGGTGTACACCCGCGGAGCATAAGTCTGCGGAATCAGATTATTGCCATCGGGAGTCGCGGACTGGTACATGAAGTTGAATCCGTTACCTCCCATCGAACTGGAGATCAACACCGGATAGCTATTGCCGGGCTGATTCCCTGCGGTCAACGGATTGATATAGACGGCCAGAAAAAACGTCCTGGTCGCGTTGAGTGCGGAAGGAAGCACGACTCCCTGTGCCGTTGCGAAGGAGAGTCCTGTCGAGGTCCACGTGGGCGTGGCGGCACCAGTCAACAGTGTGGCGTTGTTTCCATTCGTGGTGCTGTCGGCAACGGTTGTGCCTGCGCCTTGCAGGAAGTTGTAATCCGCCGTGGCGCCTGCAAGCAACGTACCTCCTGTGCCGTTTCCTGGCGGAACGGCCCAGGTTCCATCTTCGCGAAGGAAGCGCGTCGTGCCTGCGGTTGCGCCGGGATCGGGAACGGCCCCCTGCGCATGGCTCGCTCCCGACGCATTGAAGACAGGGATCTGCGAGGCAGCGATCGAACCGTTTAATGTTGTAGCGTTCACGGTTGTAGCGGTGATGGTCCCGGCGGCAAATCCCTGTGGCGTGAAGCTGTACCCTGTCCCGCGCAAACTAAAGTTGAGCGAGCTCGTGTTCGGAGCGAAGCTGATCGTATCCGTTCCAACCGATGAGTTCATCTCGAAGAGGTTGTAGCCGGAGTTCCAGCGCCCGCATCCGTGCGAATTACATCGGATGGCGAAGACGGCCCGCTCACCCGCATCGAGAATCATCGAGCGCTGCCAGACGCCTTTGGTTACCAAGGCTGCGTCGGGAGCCGTATGAGTGCCTCCGTTGCCGAAGTAGTTCGATGCCGGCACTGCATTGTTGATGAACCATCCCTGAAGACCTGGCCCGTTGTTCCCTTCGTACTGTATGCCGGTCATCTGGTAGGACGAAGGACGTGGAGTCGTCTGACCGATATATTCAACGTCTCCGCCCACCTTCTGCTGGTAATAATGTGGCTGCTCCACTGGATCGTTCGCAGCCCAGCTCACGTTGTTCGGCGCAAGTGTCATCTGCCCATCGACAAGTTTGGTCGAAGGATTCATGACGCTTAACACTTCAGCCATGGGATACAGCGCATAGCCACCCGTGAGCAGAGCAACCGTTCCACCGGAGCTTGTGCCATCCGCCCCATTCTGCGTATACGTCAGCTTATTGGACGCCGTTGTCGTCACAACATAGCTGCCGTTGAAGCTGGAGTCTGCAATTCCAGAGATGACAAGTGTCAACCCATTGAGGTCCGCAGGAAGATTGCCTGCCGTCGTAAGCGTTACTGTATTTCCGCTGCGCACGGCAGACGTAATCGGTAGCGCAATATTCGCGAAGGCTGAAGTACTGCTGTTGGCTCCCACGATGGGAGTTGAGCCTCCGGCATAGTAAAGCCCGGTGGAAGAATACGAACCGATTACAGGAAAGACCTGGCGGATTCCATTCGCTGTATCGACGGTCTGTTCCAGACCGTAGCCGCACAGGCCTCCAATCGCAACCGTTGCCTGCGCCGCATGCGCGCGTTTGAAGGTGAACTGCAGGTGCGTCGCATCGACGACACTGTAGTTCGCCATCTCATAGTCTTCAAAACCAAAGTTTGGCGCTGAGGGATCAGCCACGCAGGCCACTCCTGTTTGCGTGGGCGCTGACGAGGTGCTGGCAGAAAATCCTGCGGGCAGGCCCGTCGTATTGATGGCCAGGGTCACGGTTCCCGGAGCAATATCGTGGGCCTGTGA
This portion of the Edaphobacter sp. 4G125 genome encodes:
- a CDS encoding GDSL-type esterase/lipase family protein, whose protein sequence is MNLRRRGRILVSILLAVPAILVLVGANVTAVAQVVTTQVTDTIYRADGTPAKGTVLISWPTFTTANGQPVTSGSTSVTLTSAGVLNTQLAPNAGANPVGTYYTVIYHLDDGKADREYWVVPVSPAPVHISAVRNAVLPTAVAMQTVSKSYVDTAIANAVAGQPLDSTPYIQKTGDAMTGALTLAGDPSTPSQASTKNYVDVNVASVASGLSQKLSVFPPGNQTIAQPAGTQVSVNRLNGVQYASQYQDGRGANGIANALASPDCASGCELKAEQNYSSPELYYPSRWNDGTHIEDMRGGQRRDSYLNPESVMVPGLEAGQVINVTATRPTAMIHQTTRTQTPGSVGLEIDHQAIAGGSNHFPENIDATVPYFKMGYSALMVNGRYNTQGQHVLAPLDVSCFGVGDCLAGAQFIRSFGGFRDNADEGAHPMDLQIREDPRVFTGSCISGCTPGSTSVAIAPLTNGGTQGDGRYLINTNPANVLNAGLLIGTGTSGANASASFSGTSFPVSIFLQLAQAAPSQAHDIAPGTVTLAINTTGLPAGFSASTSSAPTQTGVACVADPSAPNFGFEDYEMANYSVVDATHLQFTFKRAHAAQATVAIGGLCGYGLEQTVDTANGIRQVFPVIGSYSSTGLYYAGGSTPIVGANSSTSAFANIALPITSAVRSGNTVTLTTAGNLPADLNGLTLVISGIADSSFNGSYVVTTTASNKLTYTQNGADGTSSGGTVALLTGGYALYPMAEVLSVMNPSTKLVDGQMTLAPNNVSWAANDPVEQPHYYQQKVGGDVEYIGQTTPRPSSYQMTGIQYEGNNGPGLQGWFINNAVPASNYFGNGGTHTAPDAALVTKGVWQRSMILDAGERAVFAIRCNSHGCGRWNSGYNLFEMNSSVGTDTISFAPNTSSLNFSLRGTGYSFTPQGFAAGTITATTVNATTLNGSIAASQIPVFNASGASHAQGAVPDPGATAGTTRFLREDGTWAVPPGNGTGGTLLAGATADYNFLQGAGTTVADSTTNGNNATLLTGAATPTWTSTGLSFATAQGVVLPSALNATRTFFLAVYINPLTAGNQPGNSYPVLISSSMGGNGFNFMYQSATPDGNNLIPQTYAPRVYTNGYPVTSAANFISGFHVLAVTLGSGSGSLDRLYIDGVEVASYIKEGTSAGAQTTGNLYLGSSGVSPWTTSGLNGVFYRLRTYPTQLAAVDVQTISAAIRNEVANRGVVVTPQSIVSATPQLHAIGDSITFGTGASTPWPSLLSLSNQPAYTTKNWGIYGVLLQALNGSEANRVGQRCLASSGPSVAVVFAGTNDLSFGFDAPTTFAALAGEIQTLKQAGCKVFVGTMLSRTGVDGRSVLLDSDKNAYNALVLGKARQAGADGIVDFAANPQLGADGAYANTSVFNADGVHPNQAGQQLLANAVSNVLNYTFGYNETNPHVVAALPYSMTAADGAVSLSGLANAGVMTLPDCTGQSGAIYRINNPQSTYTVTVAPLNSSQLINGLEFASVVTVPANSTLTLRDVPNPKNVSGCHWEM